The following are encoded in a window of Novosphingobium sp. ZN18A2 genomic DNA:
- the hemH gene encoding ferrochelatase — protein sequence MDTPNPHTPADHPAIRSGRIGVLLVNLGTPDAPTPSAVKRYLAEFLSDRRVVEIPPIAWQPILRGIILNTRPKKSAHAYAQVWGPDGSPLAAITAAQARALQDRLGNGAIVRHAMRYGSPSIAGEMDGLAEAGCDRVLVAPLYPQYSGATTASVLDALADWIKATRRLPALRTLPPYHDDPGYIAALHADLSNQMDALDFRPQILLLSYHGMPERTLHLGDPYHCHCRKTSRLLEEAFAASHPGLRIETTFQSRFGRAKWLEPATDAVLLEEARKGTHGVAVAAPGFSADCLETLEELAIRGRDDFLAAGGAHFAALSCLNAGGQGMDMIESLVRRELSGWLPGAESAGNS from the coding sequence ATGGACACACCCAATCCGCACACCCCGGCCGACCATCCGGCCATCCGTTCGGGACGCATCGGCGTGCTGCTTGTCAACCTCGGCACGCCGGACGCCCCCACCCCCTCGGCGGTGAAGCGCTACCTTGCCGAATTCCTTTCCGACCGGCGCGTGGTGGAAATCCCGCCGATTGCCTGGCAGCCGATCCTGCGCGGCATCATCCTGAACACGCGGCCGAAGAAATCCGCCCACGCCTATGCGCAGGTCTGGGGGCCGGACGGCTCGCCGCTTGCCGCGATCACCGCCGCGCAGGCCCGCGCGCTGCAGGACCGGCTGGGCAATGGCGCGATCGTGCGCCACGCGATGCGGTACGGCAGCCCGTCCATCGCCGGCGAAATGGACGGACTTGCCGAAGCCGGCTGCGACCGCGTGCTCGTCGCGCCGCTCTATCCGCAATATTCGGGCGCGACGACCGCCAGCGTGCTCGATGCGCTGGCGGACTGGATCAAGGCCACGCGGCGCCTGCCCGCGCTGCGCACGCTGCCCCCCTATCACGACGATCCCGGCTATATCGCCGCGCTCCATGCCGACCTTTCCAACCAGATGGACGCGCTCGATTTCAGGCCGCAGATCCTGCTGCTCAGCTATCACGGCATGCCGGAACGCACGCTGCACCTGGGCGATCCCTATCACTGCCACTGCCGCAAGACGTCGCGCCTGCTGGAGGAGGCCTTCGCCGCCAGCCATCCCGGCCTGCGGATAGAAACCACGTTCCAGTCGCGATTCGGGCGGGCGAAATGGCTCGAACCGGCAACGGACGCGGTCCTGCTGGAAGAAGCGCGCAAGGGCACGCACGGCGTGGCGGTGGCGGCGCCGGGATTTTCCGCCGATTGCCTGGAGACGCTGGAAGAACTGGCGATTCGCGGGCGCGACGATTTCCTGGCGGCAGGCGGCGCGCACTTCGCCGCGCTGTCGTGCCTGAACGCGGGCGGGCAGGGCATGGACATGATCGAATCGCTG